The following proteins are co-located in the Cryptococcus neoformans var. grubii H99 chromosome 1, complete sequence genome:
- a CDS encoding compass component bre2, with amino-acid sequence MSLENRLLSPPLSRSETPALGTVGTALDNATASLPLPNQNFPGEGLAGPGPSTTENHTKKVIREDVERRQYARMGTIMPGTGDGLGIGEECFSWTDIPNVKNFRYHPCALSPTPSPHPVFPFYRTIPYPPPIPPVHLSLLDRSSYLRISPSLLTIYNDRGFRSCRTNVSVREGTWYYEVHIDRGDGVQGARRGTGGEGGNPHVRLGWGRREANLDTPVGCDAYSYAIRDVGGEKVHISRPKPYANKGFKTGDVVGCLITLPRRPSLEDKPTSDPARIKRQRRAFNYKSQAYFESAEYTPSKEMDALIDRDGKLAAAAKVESQAQEANGGDMLKKQMGATTKNTKKGKKRPEKAPEPITRKLEKLSSSSISFFINGESFGEAFTDLYDFTPLPSLYPPVGGHGKKHHTGDEVLHDDGTLGYYPMVSCFGRAKATCNFGPDFAHPLPEGARPMCERYAEFKEEERLQDEKDEVEDAERLRQILEAEKKMLSKVKPRNQKANSATASGENTPKRKKGPAPKRKREGRDGTEMSTPGLESVRGLTATPAPEIPMLETGIEWREGTRERSMSVAASLGDQGWGTVKEEISDEREEKKIKKDEEVEMMQENGENDEDGEFEGINW; translated from the exons ATGTCGTTAGAAAACAGGCTACtatctcctcctctgtcACGCTCCGAAACCCCTGCTCTGGGCACTGTCGGGACAGCACTCGACAATGCAACGGCTTCTTTGCCGCTTCCAAATCAAAACTTCCCTGGTGAAGGTCTTGCCGGGCCGGGCCCGTCCACTACGGAAAACCATACGAAAAAGGTCATTAgagaagatgtggaaagACGGCAGTATGCCAGAATGGGTACTATAATGCCTGGCACAGGTGATGGATTAGGTATCGGTGAAGAATGTTTTTCTTGGACTGATATTCCTAATGTGAAAA ACTTCCGATACCATCCTTGCGCCCTCTCGCCGACTCCCTCCCCCCATCCTGTTTTTCCCTTCTATCGGACAATTCCTTATCCTCCGCCGATCCCACCGgtccatctctcccttcttgaTCGCTCTTCATACCTTCGCATATCACCCTCACTATTGACAATCTACAATGACCGCGGATTCCGTTCTTGTCGAACCAATGTATCTGTTCGCGAAGGCACATGGTATTATGAGGTTCACATAGATCGTGGAGACGGCGTGCAAGGCGCCCGGCGTGGAACAGGTGGGGAAGGTGGAAACCCGCACGTCAGATTAGGTTGGGGAAGGCGAGAAGCGAATCTCGATACGCCGGTGGGATGTGATGCGTATTCTTACGCTATCCGCGACGTGGGAGGCGAGAAAGTACATATATCTCGGCCCAAACCGTACGCCAATAAAGGTTTCAAAACCGGGGATGTAGTGGGATGCCTCATcacccttcctcgtcgCCCGTCATTGGAGGACAAGCCGACTTCCGATCCTGCGCGTATCAAGCGACAACGCCGTGCGTTCAACTACAAGAGCCAAGCCTATTTTGAGAGTGCAGAATACACACCTAGCAAGGAAATGGACGCCCTCATAGATCGGGACGGTAAACTCGCTGCTGCAGCTAAAGTAGAATCCCAAGCGCAAGAGGCCAATGGTGGGGATATGCTCAAAAAACAAATGGGTGCTACCACCAAAAACACgaaaaagggcaagaaaCGGCCTGAGAAGGCACCTGAACCTATTACTCGCAAACTCGAAAAGCTTTCATCCTCTAGCAtatctttcttcatcaacggCGAGTCGTTTGGCGAGGCATTCACGGATCTCTATGACTTCACGCCACTGCCATCACTGTATCCTCCGGTGGGCGGGCATGGGAAAAAACATCATACAGGAGACGAGGTTCTTCATGATGACGGTACCTTGGGATACTACCCCATGGTCTCATGTTTTGGTCGCGCCAAAGCGACTTGCAATTTTGGTCCGGACTTTGCTCATCCTTTACCAGAAGGAGCCCGGCCGATGTGCGAGCGATATGCCGAGTttaaggaagaagaacggTTACAAGACGAAAAagatgaggttgaagaTGCGGAGCGGTTACGCCAGATTTTAGAAgctgagaagaagatgctgaGCAAGGTGAAGCCTCGGAATCAGAAAGCAAACTCCGCTACGGCTAGCGGGGAGAATACACCGAaacggaagaagggaccAGCgccgaagaggaagagagagggaagggatgggacGGAGATGAGTACGCCGGGATTGGAGAGTGTAAGGGGATTGACGGCGACGCCTGCACCGGAGATTCCCATGTTGGAGACTGGGATAGagtggagagaagggacGAGGGAGAGGTCGATGTCTGTCGCGGCGAGTCTTGGCGACCAAGGATGGGGCACAGTaaaggaagagataagtgacgagagggaagagaagaagataaaaaaagatgaagaggttgagatgATGCaggagaatggagaaaatgatgaggatggagagttTGAAGGCATCAACTGGTAG